A window from Primulina eburnea isolate SZY01 chromosome 2, ASM2296580v1, whole genome shotgun sequence encodes these proteins:
- the LOC140823915 gene encoding uncharacterized protein isoform X2 produces the protein MPHGHFTCRMLAGTCLEGSDFSDISLLTAYSFFTSYTSSHHLVELKLRDLSNNIGLTGNLPPSIGSLMNLTILLLVGCSFSGPIPDSIGSLPQLVFLSLNSNSFTGSIPPSIRNLSRLSWLNLSQNKLTGTIPVSNETASGLDKLLRARHFHLSVNQFPDPPLINSSVTIWT, from the exons ATGCCTCACGGTCACTTCACTTGTAGGATGTTAGCAGGAACATGTTTGGAAGGTAGCGATTTCAGTGACATTTCGTTGCTGACGGCTTACAGTTTTT TTACCAGTTACACTTCCAGCCATCATTTGGTGGAATTGAAGCTTAG GGATCTTTCGAACAACATTGGTCTCACAGGGAATCTTCCTCCTTCGATTGGGAGCTTGATGAACCTTACGATTCT ACTTTTGGTTGGGTGCAGCTTCTCCGGTCCCATTCCAGATTCTATAGGATCTCTACCACAGTTGGTCTTTCT ATCTCTGAACTCTAATAGCTTCACTGGCTCGATTCCGCCTTCCATTAGAAATTTATCTCGTCTTTCCTGGCTGAATCTGAGTCAAAACAAGCTTACGGGTACTATTCCAGTCTCTAATGAAACAGCATCTGGTTTGGATAAGCTACTCCGTGCTAGACACTT CCACCTCTCCGTGAATCAATTTCCGGACCCACCCCTGATCAACTCTTCAGTCACAATATGGACCTGA
- the LOC140823914 gene encoding leucine-rich repeat receptor protein kinase HPCA1-like — protein MYWRIHLSVLVGLVHVLVVTALTDPDDFAGLQALRIKWDNVPPNWVGADPCGNAWDGIRCSKNRVVSITLASINLSGQLSSDINNLPELQILDLSYNKEMTGSLPSAMDNLQKLSSLILVGCGFSGAIPPSIGSLRELVYLSLNSNNFIGGIPPSIGSLSKLYWLDLADNKLTGSLPVSDGSTPGLDLLVNAKHFHLGNNQLSGELPPQLFNLNLTLIHLLLENNQLTGKIPPTIGLVKPLEVLRLDGNSLSGSVPQSLNDLVSVKDLYLANNKLVGALPNLTGMDVLNYVDMSNNSFDATEIPAWFSSLQSLTSLIMENTRLQGQLPVSLFSQPQLQTIVLKNNRINGTLDIGSGYSSQLQVIDLQSNLIGAFTQRVGYSITIVLANNPICYEGATETYCTIPRQTDSSYTTPAENCIPLSCSSEKISSPTCKCAYPYTGTLFFRAPSFSNFGNSSVYVSLNQELMKSFQSNSLPVDSVSLSNPTKNVDNYLLLNLQAFPSGQDYFNRTAITGIGFILSNQTFKPPPGFGPFFFIGNNYAYFAGQAAGKGHSFSTTIIIGVAIGGSVLLLLLLLAGLYAFRQKRRAETAAKKTDPFATWDPNSNSGGVPQLKGARSFSFEELKKCTNNFAESNCIGIGGYGKVYRGTLPNGKLVAIKRAQVGSMQGAGEFKTEIELLSRVHHKNVVSLIGFCFDQGEQMLIYEYIANGTLKDSISGKSGIRLDWTRRLRIALGAGKGLQYLHDLADPPIIHRDIKSNNILLDDRLNAKVADFGLSKLKESEKGHVTTQVKGTMGYLDPEYYMTQQLTEKSDVYSFGILLLELATARNPIEKGKHIVGMIRQAMDKTKELYNLEPILDPIVASSMSPRSVEKFIDLALSCVQESGANRPLMSEVVKEIENTMELAGMNPNTESASTSASYEGASKGFEHPYNSNESLFTYSGLYSPSKIEPK, from the exons ATGTATTGGAGAATTCATCTTTCTGTGCTGGTTGGTTTGGTCCACGTTTTGGTAGTAACAGCTCTCACAGATCCAGATGATT TTGCTGGTCTACAGGCTCTGAGAATCAAATGGGACAATGTACCTCCAAATTGGGTCGGAGCTGATCCTTGTGGGAATGCTTGGGATGGAATTAGATGCTCTAAAAACCGCGTTGTTTCTAT CACATTGGCAAGCATCAACTTGAGTGGTCAGCTATCCTCAGACATCAACAATTTACCAGAGTTGCAAATCCT GGATCTATCATACAATAAAGAGATGACTGGATCTCTTCCTTCAGCAATGGACAATTTGCAGAAGTTATCGAGCTT AATCCTCGTTGGTTGTGGATTTTCTGGTGCAATACCACCCTCAATTGGATCTCTACGAGAATTGGTCTACCT GTCTCTTAATTCGAACAATTTCATTGGCGGGATACCACCTTCTATTGGCAGTTTATCAAAACTTTATTGGCTGGATTTGGCCGATAACAAGCTTACAGGATCTCTCCCCGTCTCAGATGGGAGCACACCAGGTCTTGATTTGCTCGTGAATGCAAAACACTT TCATTTAGGAAATAATCAGCTGTCCGGTGAATTACCACCCCAGCTGTTTAACTTGAATTTGACTCTAATACATTT GCTTCTCGAAAATAATCAGCTAACTGGAAAAATACCTCCCACAATCGGACTTGTAAAACCTCTGGAGGTTTT ACGGCTTGATGGGAACTCTTTAAGTGGATCTGTTCCTCAAAGCCTCAACGATCTTGTTTCTGTCAAGGACCT GTATTTGGCAAACAATAAGTTGGTTGGAGCCTTGCCCAATTTGACTGGCATGGATGTGCTGAATTATGT GGACATGAGCAACAACTCGTTTGATGCAACTGAAATTCCAGCATGGTTTTCGTCTTTGCAGTCATTGACTTCACT AATAATGGAAAATACAAGACTTCAAGGACAGCTCCCAGTTTCTCTATTTAGCCAACCCCAATTACAGACCAT AGTATTGAAGAACAATCGGATCAATGGCACACTAGACATTGGCTCCGGCTACAGTAGCCAACTGCAGGTGATCGATTTGCAAAGCAACTTGATTGGCGCCTTTACACAACGAGTTGGTTACAGCATCACGATTGT ACTTGCAAATAACCCTATATGTTATGAAGGAGCAACAGAGACGTACTGCACTATTCCTCGGCAGACTGATTCCTCATACACAACGCCGGCAGAAAATTGCATTCCACTTTCCTGTAGTTCAGAGAAAATTTCGAGTCCCACCTGTAAATGTGCTTATCCCTACACAGGAACCTTGTTTTTCCGAGCTCCTTCCTTCTCCAATTTTGGAAATTCAAGTGTTTATGTATCTCTAAATCAAGAACTGATGAAATCTTTTCAGTCCAATAGTCTCCCTGTGGATTCAGTTTCTCTGAGTAATCCAACTAAAAATGTTGATAACTACCTTTTACTGAATCTCCAAGCGTTTCCATCCGGTCAAGATTATTTCAATCGAACCGCGATTACCGGAATCGGGTTTATTCTAAGCAATCAAACTTTCAAGCCACCGCCTGGTTTTGGACCCTTCTTTTTCATCGGCAACAACTATGCATACTTCGCAG GTCAGGCTGCGGGAAAAGGCCACTCATTCAGTACCACAATTATCATTGGAGTAGCAATTGGTGGatctgtcctcctcctgctatTACTCCTCGCTGGATTATATGCTTTCCGCCAGAAGAGAAGAGCTGAAACAGCTGCCAAAAAGACTGATCCTTTTG CAACCTGGGATCCAAATTCTAACAGTGGGGGGGTTCCACAGTTAAAAGGAGCAAGAAGTTTCTCCTTTGAAGAACTGAAGAAGTGCACAAATAACTTTGCAGAAAGTAACTGTATTGGAATTGGTGGCTATGGAAAG GTATATAGAGGAACTCTTCCCAATGGGAAACTGGTTGCCATTAAAAGAGCTCAGGTTGGATCCATGCAGGGAGCAGGGGAGTTCAAAACTGAGATTGAGCTTCTCTCGAGGGTTCATCATAAGAATGTTGTCAGTCTTATTGGTTTTTGTTTCGACCAAGGCGAGCAAATGctaatatatgaatatattgcGAATGGCACCTTGAAAGATAGTATTTCAG GGAAGTCAGGAATCAGGTTAGATTGGACAAGGAGACTCAGAATAGCTCTTGGAGCGGGCAAAGGCTTGCAGTATCTGCATGACTTAGCCGACCCTCCCATCATACACAGGGATATCAAATCAAACAACATCTTATTGGATGACCGCCTGAATGCTAAAGTGGCAGATTTTGGTCTCTCGAAGCTCAAGGAATCTGAAAAGGGCCATGTTACAACTCAAGTAAAAGGCACAATG GGATACCTGGATCCCGAGTACTACATGACACAGCAATTAACAGAAAAGAGTGACGTCTATAGCTTTGGGATATTACTACTTGAACTCGCAACGGCCAGAAATCCGATTGAGAAAGGGAAACATATTGTTGGAATGATTAGGCAAGCAATGGATAAAACCAAGGAGTTATACAACCTCGAGCCAATTCTTGACCCAATAGTTGCTTCGTCTATGTCACCAAGGAGCGTAGAAAAGTTTATCGATTTGGCGCTAAGTTGTGTTCAAGAATCAGGTGCTAACCGGCCACTGATGAGTGAGGTAGTGAAAGAGATAGAGAATACAATGGAATTGGCTGGTATGAATCCTAACACCGAATCGGCATCGACATCAGCAAGCTATGAAGGAGCAAGCAAAGGTTTTGAACATCCTTATAATAGCAATGAGAGTCTGTTTACTTATAGTGGGCTTTACAGTCCCTCAAAAATAGAACCCAAGTAG
- the LOC140823915 gene encoding uncharacterized protein isoform X1, with protein sequence MPHGHFTCRMLAGTCLEGSDFSDISLLTAYSFFTSYTSSHHLVELKLRDLSNNIGLTGNLPPSIGSLMNLTILLLVGCSFSGPIPDSIGSLPQLVFLSLNSNSFTGSIPPSIRNLSRLSWLNLSQNKLTGTIPVSNETASGLDKLLRARHLYVFSLLSTNFFLSTFCPCVPLWLSNYQLFCSHLSVNQFPDPPLINSSVTIWT encoded by the exons ATGCCTCACGGTCACTTCACTTGTAGGATGTTAGCAGGAACATGTTTGGAAGGTAGCGATTTCAGTGACATTTCGTTGCTGACGGCTTACAGTTTTT TTACCAGTTACACTTCCAGCCATCATTTGGTGGAATTGAAGCTTAG GGATCTTTCGAACAACATTGGTCTCACAGGGAATCTTCCTCCTTCGATTGGGAGCTTGATGAACCTTACGATTCT ACTTTTGGTTGGGTGCAGCTTCTCCGGTCCCATTCCAGATTCTATAGGATCTCTACCACAGTTGGTCTTTCT ATCTCTGAACTCTAATAGCTTCACTGGCTCGATTCCGCCTTCCATTAGAAATTTATCTCGTCTTTCCTGGCTGAATCTGAGTCAAAACAAGCTTACGGGTACTATTCCAGTCTCTAATGAAACAGCATCTGGTTTGGATAAGCTACTCCGTGCTAGACACTTGTATGTGTTTTCCCTCTTAAGCACCAACTTTTTCCTATCTACATTTTGTCCATGTGTTCCTCTTTGGCTTTCCAACTATCAATTATTTTGCAGCCACCTCTCCGTGAATCAATTTCCGGACCCACCCCTGATCAACTCTTCAGTCACAATATGGACCTGA
- the LOC140823915 gene encoding uncharacterized protein isoform X4 encodes MPHGHFTCRMLAGTCLEGSDFSDISLLTAYSFFTSYTSSHHLVELKLRDLSNNIGLTGNLPPSIGSLMNLTILLLVGCSFSGPIPDSIGSLPQLVFLWVPSFLNL; translated from the exons ATGCCTCACGGTCACTTCACTTGTAGGATGTTAGCAGGAACATGTTTGGAAGGTAGCGATTTCAGTGACATTTCGTTGCTGACGGCTTACAGTTTTT TTACCAGTTACACTTCCAGCCATCATTTGGTGGAATTGAAGCTTAG GGATCTTTCGAACAACATTGGTCTCACAGGGAATCTTCCTCCTTCGATTGGGAGCTTGATGAACCTTACGATTCT ACTTTTGGTTGGGTGCAGCTTCTCCGGTCCCATTCCAGATTCTATAGGATCTCTACCACAGTTGGTCTTTCTGTGGGTTCCTAGTTTCTTGA ATCTCTGA
- the LOC140823911 gene encoding NAC domain-containing protein 71-like isoform X1, translated as MAVDAAMNTQEENSKQDEHENDMIMPGFRFHPTEEELVEFYLRRKVEGKRFNVELITFLDLYRYDPWELPGKSFAAIGEKEWYFYVPRDKKYRNGDRPNRVTTSGYWKATGADRMIRSENLSSIGLKKTLVFYSGKAPKGIRTTWIMNEYRLPQHETERLQKAEISLCRVYKRAGVENHSCLPRSLQTKGSLSSARATKSARKTNGKMSKTRPCSSTDIGTSLAHGSKSDSFSTNINSFLPINSTITLHNSSEHDRSISHQSRAQDCTAIFAGSSSHSSDPDLHKLVNIYSQQAASNLGQENQHYSNNSATNILAHFSTLQQQQQQMPVEIRSSGQIDFSDRMWNWNAVSEASNKDHHYTNLYK; from the exons ATGGCCGTTGACGCAGCAATGAATACTCAAGAAGAAAACTCGAAGCAAGACGAACACGAAAACGACATGATTATGCCTGGATTTCGCTTCCATCCGACCGAAGAAGAACTTGTTGAGTTCTACCTCCGGCGGAAGGTGGAGGGCAAGCGTTTTAATGTTGAACTCATCACTTTTTTAGACCTTTATCGATATGATCCATGGGAACTTCCTGGTAAAT cctttgctgcaaTAGGGGAGAAAGAGTGGTACTTCTATGTTCCAAGAGATAAGAAGTACCGAAATGGGGATCGGCCGAATCGGGTCACGACTTCTGGTTATTGGAAGGCTACTGGTGCTGATAGAATGATAAGAAGTGAGAATTTGAGTTCTATTGGTCTCAAGAAAACCCTCGTTTTCTACTCCGGTAAGGCTCCTAAAGGAATCAGAACTACTTGGATCATGAATGAGTACCGTTTGCCGCAACATGAAACCGAACGCTTACAAAAG GCTGAAATTTCTCTCTGCCGAGTGTATAAACGAGCTGGAGTCGAAAACCATTCGTGTCTCCCTCGGTCTCTTCAGACAAAAGGTTCGTTATCTTCAGCGAGAGCGACAAAATCAGCTCGAAAAACTAATGGAAAGATGAGCAAAACAAGGCCGTGTAGCAGCACAGATATTGGAACCTCTCTTGCTCATGGTTCAAAGTCCGATTCTTTTAGCACAAATATAAACTCATTTCTCCCCATAAACTCAACTATTACGCTTCATAATTCATCAGAACATGATAGAAGTATATCGCACCAATCCAGAGCACAAGATTGTACCGCCATTTTCGCCGGTTCTTCATCCCATTCAAGTGATCCTGATCTTCACAAATTAGTGAATATTTACTCACAGCAAGCCGCTTCAAACCTCGGTCAAGAAAATCAGCATTATTCTAATAATAGTGCGACCAATATTTTAGCCCATTTCTCCACTTTGCAGCAACAGCAACAGCAAATGCCGGTAGAGATTCGGAGCTCTGGTCAGATCGATTTCTCGGATAGAATGTGGAATTGGAATGCAGTTTCAGAGGCAAGCAATAAAGATCATCACTACACAAATCTTTACAAGTAA
- the LOC140823911 gene encoding NAC domain-containing protein 71-like isoform X2, protein MAVDAAMNTQEENSKQDEHENDMIMPGFRFHPTEEELVEFYLRRKVEGKRFNVELITFLDLYRYDPWELPAFAAIGEKEWYFYVPRDKKYRNGDRPNRVTTSGYWKATGADRMIRSENLSSIGLKKTLVFYSGKAPKGIRTTWIMNEYRLPQHETERLQKAEISLCRVYKRAGVENHSCLPRSLQTKGSLSSARATKSARKTNGKMSKTRPCSSTDIGTSLAHGSKSDSFSTNINSFLPINSTITLHNSSEHDRSISHQSRAQDCTAIFAGSSSHSSDPDLHKLVNIYSQQAASNLGQENQHYSNNSATNILAHFSTLQQQQQQMPVEIRSSGQIDFSDRMWNWNAVSEASNKDHHYTNLYK, encoded by the exons ATGGCCGTTGACGCAGCAATGAATACTCAAGAAGAAAACTCGAAGCAAGACGAACACGAAAACGACATGATTATGCCTGGATTTCGCTTCCATCCGACCGAAGAAGAACTTGTTGAGTTCTACCTCCGGCGGAAGGTGGAGGGCAAGCGTTTTAATGTTGAACTCATCACTTTTTTAGACCTTTATCGATATGATCCATGGGAACTTCCTG cctttgctgcaaTAGGGGAGAAAGAGTGGTACTTCTATGTTCCAAGAGATAAGAAGTACCGAAATGGGGATCGGCCGAATCGGGTCACGACTTCTGGTTATTGGAAGGCTACTGGTGCTGATAGAATGATAAGAAGTGAGAATTTGAGTTCTATTGGTCTCAAGAAAACCCTCGTTTTCTACTCCGGTAAGGCTCCTAAAGGAATCAGAACTACTTGGATCATGAATGAGTACCGTTTGCCGCAACATGAAACCGAACGCTTACAAAAG GCTGAAATTTCTCTCTGCCGAGTGTATAAACGAGCTGGAGTCGAAAACCATTCGTGTCTCCCTCGGTCTCTTCAGACAAAAGGTTCGTTATCTTCAGCGAGAGCGACAAAATCAGCTCGAAAAACTAATGGAAAGATGAGCAAAACAAGGCCGTGTAGCAGCACAGATATTGGAACCTCTCTTGCTCATGGTTCAAAGTCCGATTCTTTTAGCACAAATATAAACTCATTTCTCCCCATAAACTCAACTATTACGCTTCATAATTCATCAGAACATGATAGAAGTATATCGCACCAATCCAGAGCACAAGATTGTACCGCCATTTTCGCCGGTTCTTCATCCCATTCAAGTGATCCTGATCTTCACAAATTAGTGAATATTTACTCACAGCAAGCCGCTTCAAACCTCGGTCAAGAAAATCAGCATTATTCTAATAATAGTGCGACCAATATTTTAGCCCATTTCTCCACTTTGCAGCAACAGCAACAGCAAATGCCGGTAGAGATTCGGAGCTCTGGTCAGATCGATTTCTCGGATAGAATGTGGAATTGGAATGCAGTTTCAGAGGCAAGCAATAAAGATCATCACTACACAAATCTTTACAAGTAA
- the LOC140823915 gene encoding uncharacterized protein isoform X3: MPHGHFTCRMLAGTCLEGSDFSDISLLTAYSFFTSYTSSHHLVELKLRDLSNNIGLTGNLPPSIGSLMNLTILLLVGCSFSGPIPDSIGSLPQLVFLWVPSFLSISLTFPRSLMNVHF, translated from the exons ATGCCTCACGGTCACTTCACTTGTAGGATGTTAGCAGGAACATGTTTGGAAGGTAGCGATTTCAGTGACATTTCGTTGCTGACGGCTTACAGTTTTT TTACCAGTTACACTTCCAGCCATCATTTGGTGGAATTGAAGCTTAG GGATCTTTCGAACAACATTGGTCTCACAGGGAATCTTCCTCCTTCGATTGGGAGCTTGATGAACCTTACGATTCT ACTTTTGGTTGGGTGCAGCTTCTCCGGTCCCATTCCAGATTCTATAGGATCTCTACCACAGTTGGTCTTTCTGTGGGTTCCTAGTTTCTTGAGTATTTCTTTGACATTCCCCAGAAGTTTGATGAATGTTcatttttaa